The following are from one region of the Klebsiella aerogenes genome:
- a CDS encoding 4'-phosphopantetheinyl transferase superfamily protein, whose protein sequence is MFIVTDTFQHLPFIQHAECGYLCAAPALKFCRVRFSRQPMPDALFSRYAVSLPPSLSGAVAKRKAEYLAGRYCAHYLLRQSGCHEAVLTAADRAPVWPMGWRGSLSHSEDIAIAVVTAQSDGLHPGIDIEHLQPGIMLESADMFVAQAEQALLARCGLDKEWALLAAFSAKESLFKALYPCVQRMFDFNAAAIVALAPANHRFTLRLNETLSDEFPAGRQFSGEYHISEGRVLTCLW, encoded by the coding sequence ATGTTTATCGTCACCGACACCTTCCAGCATTTGCCATTTATCCAGCATGCCGAGTGCGGCTACCTTTGCGCGGCCCCGGCGCTGAAATTCTGTCGGGTGCGCTTCTCCAGGCAACCGATGCCGGACGCGCTGTTCAGCCGGTACGCCGTTTCCCTGCCGCCTTCCCTCTCTGGAGCCGTCGCCAAACGTAAAGCCGAATATCTGGCCGGGCGCTACTGCGCGCACTATTTACTGCGTCAGTCTGGCTGCCACGAGGCGGTGTTAACTGCCGCCGACCGCGCGCCAGTGTGGCCGATGGGCTGGCGCGGCAGCCTGTCGCACAGTGAAGACATCGCTATTGCGGTCGTGACCGCGCAGTCCGACGGCCTGCATCCGGGGATTGACATTGAACACCTGCAACCGGGGATCATGCTGGAAAGCGCCGATATGTTTGTTGCGCAGGCGGAGCAGGCGCTGCTCGCCCGCTGTGGGTTGGATAAGGAGTGGGCGCTGCTGGCGGCTTTCTCCGCCAAAGAGAGTCTGTTCAAAGCGTTGTATCCGTGCGTGCAGCGGATGTTTGATTTCAATGCTGCCGCCATCGTCGCACTCGCCCCGGCAAACCACCGTTTCACGCTCCGCCTTAATGAAACACTCAGCGATGAATTCCCTGCGGGCCGCCAGTTCAGCGGCGAATATCATATTAGCGAAGGTCGCGTACTGACCTGCCTCTGGTAG
- a CDS encoding EAL domain-containing protein, whose translation MNRILTAIILSLFIVTGYITYLVHERQTELQKLTRYTDSWSVSQMVSEYMRLEARLSALALDVKGTDRDEVRLRLEIMMSQIELLQQGDLGKFIKKDARRQVTVNTLIQILNQLDQQLDTMTPAQMATMLHTMSKLDGPMTSMASTTLAQDIDVVNLTHDKIQSLYYIYSVISILLITMCISLGLLMLRQNNNLRRAHVRMKLLANDLQLSKEKLQVQNRRLQYDAYHDSLTGMPNRLSFWQRLQEVVNHVKSYNGSAVVMLFDLDDFKDVNDTLGHDAGDKLLQDLASRLSFFRKTSETLYRLGGDEFALVSQDLSEEMALERANVIREKISQPYHLYDSLINIGASIGIVISDGESRTDFLYKCADLALYEAKKSGAGNVQIFRPGMLQRLQENKSFEDDLLHALENDQFKVYYQPIADTVTREIYGYEALVRWFHPVRGMVPPTEFIPVAEKTGLINQLGEWVLKTACEEAGRWARPLKVSVNVSPIQLINTSLTETVAAVLKRTGLDPRRLDLEITESDVFNENTRSLEILSQLREQGIQISIDDFGTGYSSLSRLSYFPFDKIKIDRSFVVNIPMQKDDLDIVRLIISMGKSLHMRIVAEGVENEEQLTSLQQLGCDLVQGYLIGKPGPLNTV comes from the coding sequence TTGAATCGAATACTCACTGCCATTATTTTGTCGCTTTTTATCGTCACTGGGTACATAACCTATCTGGTGCATGAGCGGCAGACTGAGCTGCAAAAATTAACCCGTTATACTGACTCGTGGTCCGTTTCCCAGATGGTGTCTGAATATATGCGTCTGGAGGCTCGTTTAAGTGCCCTGGCACTGGACGTGAAAGGGACCGATCGCGATGAGGTGCGTCTGCGTCTGGAAATTATGATGAGCCAGATTGAACTGTTACAGCAGGGCGATCTCGGTAAGTTCATCAAAAAAGATGCCCGGCGGCAGGTGACGGTCAACACCCTGATTCAGATCCTTAATCAGCTTGACCAGCAACTGGATACCATGACTCCTGCGCAGATGGCGACCATGCTGCACACCATGAGTAAGCTGGACGGGCCGATGACCTCCATGGCATCGACCACGCTGGCGCAAGACATTGATGTCGTTAATCTGACTCATGATAAGATCCAGAGCCTTTACTACATCTATTCAGTCATCTCGATCCTGCTGATTACGATGTGTATCAGCCTCGGCCTGTTGATGTTGCGGCAGAACAACAATCTACGCCGCGCGCACGTGCGGATGAAGTTGTTAGCCAATGACCTACAGCTCTCAAAAGAGAAGCTACAGGTACAGAACCGCCGCCTGCAATATGATGCTTACCACGATTCGCTGACCGGAATGCCGAACCGCCTCTCTTTCTGGCAGCGGCTGCAGGAAGTGGTTAATCATGTGAAATCCTATAACGGATCTGCGGTGGTGATGCTGTTCGATCTCGATGACTTCAAGGACGTTAACGATACACTGGGTCATGATGCCGGCGATAAGCTGTTGCAGGATCTTGCCAGCCGACTGTCGTTCTTCCGTAAAACCTCGGAGACGCTGTATCGCCTTGGCGGCGATGAGTTCGCGCTGGTGTCGCAAGACTTGAGCGAAGAGATGGCGCTGGAGCGGGCCAACGTGATCCGTGAGAAAATTAGCCAGCCATATCATCTCTATGATTCGTTGATTAACATTGGTGCCAGTATCGGCATCGTGATCTCTGATGGCGAAAGCCGTACCGACTTTTTGTATAAATGCGCCGATCTGGCGCTATACGAAGCGAAAAAATCCGGCGCGGGTAATGTGCAAATTTTCCGCCCGGGTATGCTGCAGCGTCTGCAGGAGAACAAATCCTTTGAGGACGATCTGCTGCATGCGCTGGAGAACGACCAGTTCAAGGTCTACTACCAGCCGATTGCCGATACGGTGACGCGTGAAATCTACGGTTATGAGGCGCTGGTGCGCTGGTTCCACCCGGTGCGCGGCATGGTGCCGCCTACCGAGTTTATTCCGGTGGCGGAAAAAACCGGCTTGATTAACCAGCTTGGTGAGTGGGTGCTGAAAACCGCTTGTGAAGAGGCAGGCCGTTGGGCGCGGCCGCTGAAGGTCTCGGTCAACGTTTCGCCGATCCAACTGATTAACACCTCGCTGACGGAGACCGTCGCCGCGGTGCTAAAGAGAACCGGCCTTGATCCACGCCGGCTTGATCTTGAAATAACCGAGTCCGATGTTTTTAACGAGAACACGCGCTCGCTGGAGATCCTCAGTCAGCTGCGCGAGCAGGGGATCCAGATCTCGATTGACGACTTTGGTACGGGCTATTCATCGCTGTCGCGACTGAGCTATTTTCCGTTCGACAAGATCAAAATCGATCGCTCGTTTGTGGTGAATATTCCCATGCAGAAAGACGACCTCGATATTGTGCGCCTGATCATCAGCATGGGGAAAAGTTTACATATGCGTATTGTCGCTGAAGGTGTTGAAAATGAGGAGCAGTTAACCTCGCTGCAACAACTAGGTTGCGACCTCGTTCAGGGCTATTTAATCGGTAAACCTGGACCACTGAATACCGTATAA
- a CDS encoding LysR substrate-binding domain-containing protein: MRKNRLPPLGALRAFHAVAHCRSFKRAADMLDVSATAVSHQIKLLESVLECRVCERSAQGVTLTASGEILYAGTQRAFSALEEATAQIARSHLPPSLTVTTTSNFLTHWLVPRLAEFKAEFPAIDLRLHTSVERVDLNQRSVDVAIRYRETPERDLHCTLLHEDRFIVVASPSLAITRLEDLRNATLFHVEHRHVPADSPNWKNWQRRYGPPQLGIDTGLTFSDETHALQAAVAGQGVVIASELLARDLLQRGVLSAPFGMSLPGANYYLAATQEMAQRADISALRDWLLRQMTLR, translated from the coding sequence ATGAGAAAAAACCGTCTGCCACCGCTGGGTGCGCTACGCGCCTTTCACGCCGTCGCCCACTGCCGCAGTTTCAAACGCGCTGCCGACATGTTGGACGTTAGCGCCACGGCTGTGAGCCATCAGATCAAGCTGCTGGAATCGGTGCTGGAGTGCCGGGTTTGCGAACGCAGCGCCCAGGGCGTGACCCTCACCGCCAGCGGCGAGATCCTCTATGCCGGAACCCAACGCGCCTTTAGCGCGCTGGAAGAAGCCACCGCGCAGATTGCCCGCTCCCACCTGCCGCCGTCGCTGACCGTCACCACCACCTCCAACTTCTTAACCCATTGGCTGGTGCCGCGGTTAGCGGAATTCAAAGCGGAATTTCCCGCCATTGACCTGCGGTTGCACACCAGCGTCGAGCGGGTGGACCTCAACCAGCGCAGCGTGGATGTCGCCATTCGTTACCGCGAAACGCCAGAGCGCGATTTGCACTGCACCCTGCTGCATGAAGACCGCTTTATCGTCGTTGCCAGCCCATCGCTTGCCATCACGCGACTGGAAGATTTACGTAACGCGACGCTGTTTCACGTTGAGCACCGTCACGTCCCAGCAGATTCGCCAAACTGGAAAAACTGGCAGCGCCGCTACGGGCCCCCGCAGTTAGGTATCGATACTGGATTAACCTTCAGTGATGAAACGCACGCGCTACAGGCGGCGGTGGCGGGACAAGGCGTGGTGATCGCCAGCGAACTGCTGGCGCGCGATCTCTTGCAGCGTGGGGTATTGTCGGCGCCATTCGGGATGTCGTTACCCGGCGCAAACTATTATCTGGCGGCAACACAGGAGATGGCGCAGCGTGCCGACATCAGCGCATTACGTGACTGGCTGTTGCGGCAAATGACGCTTCGCTAA
- a CDS encoding alpha/beta hydrolase, translated as MAMTRFNKFLNQSGLRIVSLAKKALAAAAIVVVVFFIGRIYESERGPALQLWHTWSADEMTASEIDRASFASYLKREDKIFADMQREVSDRLPAADKTPINRFYSGSLVYPQRFTPNWNHSFILLPGGKPRGAVVLLHGLTDSPYSVRYLAEDYQRHGFVAVAPRLPGHGTAPGALTHVDWEQWLAATRLAVREATRLAGTDVPLHLVGYSNGGALALKYALDGLNDKSLVRPQQIVLLSPMIGVTAFARFAGLAGLPSVFPAFARSAWLNVVPEFNPYKYNSFPVKAARQSWLLTQALQKQIIQAAQSQQLASLAPVLTFQSVIDSTVSTRAVVDSLYHYLPDNGSELVIFDINQSADLRALFRPEVYSAVNTLLPPAPRQYSTTIVTNETPHTRDTVARLTLAGQTTENTQPLHLAWPQDMYSLSHIAVPFPITDSLYGREPTEKNLSGISIGTISLRGETATLSVGLDTLMRVTSNPFFPYLQQRINQHLPPLSEQQDVQDRPQRNADERGGGDEAEQAHKP; from the coding sequence ATGGCAATGACGCGGTTTAACAAGTTTCTGAATCAATCTGGTTTAAGGATAGTCTCACTGGCGAAAAAAGCGCTGGCGGCGGCAGCCATCGTGGTGGTGGTGTTTTTCATCGGTCGGATATATGAATCGGAACGCGGTCCGGCGCTGCAGCTCTGGCACACCTGGTCTGCCGATGAAATGACGGCCAGTGAAATCGATCGCGCCAGCTTCGCCAGCTATCTTAAGCGTGAAGACAAAATATTTGCTGATATGCAGCGAGAGGTCAGCGACCGGCTCCCTGCTGCCGATAAAACGCCAATTAATCGCTTTTACAGCGGCAGCCTGGTCTATCCGCAGCGCTTTACTCCCAACTGGAACCACTCCTTTATTTTGCTGCCAGGCGGAAAGCCGCGCGGCGCAGTGGTACTGCTGCATGGCTTGACCGACTCGCCCTACAGCGTGCGCTATCTGGCGGAGGATTATCAGCGACATGGCTTCGTCGCGGTGGCGCCGCGTTTGCCCGGCCACGGTACCGCGCCAGGGGCGTTGACCCATGTTGATTGGGAACAGTGGCTGGCGGCGACCCGCCTGGCGGTGCGAGAGGCGACGCGCCTTGCCGGTACTGACGTACCGCTGCATCTGGTGGGGTATTCTAACGGCGGTGCGCTGGCGCTGAAGTATGCGCTCGATGGTCTGAATGATAAGTCGCTGGTCAGGCCGCAGCAGATCGTTCTGCTGTCGCCGATGATTGGCGTGACTGCCTTTGCCCGTTTTGCCGGGCTTGCTGGTTTGCCTTCGGTGTTTCCTGCCTTTGCGCGCTCGGCGTGGCTAAACGTTGTGCCCGAATTTAACCCCTACAAGTACAACTCGTTTCCGGTGAAGGCGGCGCGTCAGTCGTGGTTGCTCACTCAGGCCTTGCAAAAGCAGATTATCCAGGCGGCGCAGAGCCAGCAGTTGGCTTCTCTTGCGCCGGTGCTGACCTTCCAGTCGGTGATCGACTCGACGGTCAGTACCCGGGCGGTCGTCGATTCGCTATACCATTATTTGCCGGACAACGGCAGCGAACTGGTCATTTTCGATATTAATCAGTCGGCGGATCTACGGGCGCTGTTCCGCCCGGAGGTCTACTCGGCGGTGAATACCTTATTACCACCCGCGCCGCGCCAGTACTCGACAACGATTGTGACCAACGAGACTCCACACACCCGTGATACCGTCGCGCGGCTGACGCTGGCGGGGCAAACCACTGAGAACACGCAGCCGCTGCATCTGGCCTGGCCACAGGATATGTATTCGCTTTCGCATATCGCCGTGCCATTCCCCATCACCGACTCACTGTATGGTCGCGAGCCGACAGAGAAAAACCTCAGCGGCATTAGTATTGGTACAATCTCACTGCGCGGCGAGACTGCCACACTGAGTGTTGGCCTCGATACCCTGATGCGCGTTACCTCTAACCCGTTTTTCCCCTATCTGCAGCAGCGGATTAATCAGCATTTGCCGCCGCTCTCAGAACAACAGGATGTGCAGGATCGCCCGCAGCGCAATGCCGATGAGCGCGGCGGGGGCGACGAAGCGGAACAGGCGCACAAACCGTGA
- a CDS encoding DUF1869 domain-containing protein, which produces MNSENKGYSLAIINSNNNEKQEKVYLKPMALYVPDMAVQAIAELLHGLSADNAQGKGFSLTVTNNNNGVSVDKDFDSIDALQDPLNAADAVKELINIVRGYESDEETNVCGW; this is translated from the coding sequence ATGAACAGTGAAAATAAAGGTTATTCATTAGCGATCATTAATAGCAACAATAATGAAAAACAAGAGAAGGTTTATCTGAAACCAATGGCGCTATATGTTCCTGATATGGCAGTCCAGGCGATAGCGGAACTGCTCCACGGCCTCTCTGCCGATAACGCGCAGGGCAAAGGCTTTAGCCTGACGGTGACCAACAACAATAACGGCGTATCGGTAGACAAAGACTTTGATTCGATCGACGCGCTGCAGGATCCGCTGAATGCCGCTGATGCCGTGAAAGAACTGATTAATATCGTGCGCGGCTACGAGTCCGACGAAGAGACTAACGTCTGCGGTTGGTAA
- a CDS encoding AMP nucleosidase, translated as MNQKAVSLTPEQALSQLEAQYEKAVNALRKAIGEYIHHHTLPDDKARAEGLFVYPQLSVSWDGADHKALKTRAWGRFTHAGCYTTTITNPKLFRAYLLEQLTLLYQDYGAHISVGCSQHEIPYPYVIDGSALTLDRSMSAGLTRYFPTTELSQIGDETADGLFHATEYYPLSHFDARRVDFSLARLKHYTGTPVEHFQPYVLFTNYTRYVDEFVSWGCSQILDPDSPYIALSCAGGIWITADTEAPEQAISDLAWKKHQMPAWHLITKDGQGITLINIGVGPANAKNICDHLAVLRPDVWLMIGHCGGLRESQSIGDYVLAHAYLRDDHVLDAVLPPDIPIPSIAEVQRALYDATKQVSGMPGEEVKQRLRTGTVVTTDDRNWELRYSASALRFNLSRAVAIDMESATIAAQGYRFRVPYGTLLCVSDKPLHGEIKLPGQANRFYEGAISEHLQIGIRAIDLLRAEGDHMHSRKLRTFNEPPFR; from the coding sequence ATGAACCAGAAGGCCGTCAGTCTGACCCCGGAGCAAGCGCTTTCCCAGTTGGAAGCGCAGTATGAAAAAGCGGTTAACGCGTTGCGTAAGGCCATTGGCGAATACATTCACCACCATACCCTTCCTGATGATAAGGCCCGCGCTGAAGGCTTATTTGTCTATCCTCAGCTGTCGGTCTCGTGGGATGGCGCCGATCACAAAGCCTTAAAAACCCGCGCCTGGGGGCGATTCACCCATGCCGGTTGCTACACCACGACCATCACTAATCCGAAGCTGTTTCGCGCTTATCTGCTGGAACAACTGACCCTGCTGTATCAGGATTACGGCGCACATATCAGCGTCGGCTGCTCGCAGCATGAAATCCCCTACCCGTATGTGATTGATGGTTCTGCGCTGACGCTCGATCGCTCAATGAGCGCGGGATTGACTCGTTATTTCCCGACGACCGAGCTGTCGCAGATTGGCGATGAGACCGCCGACGGACTGTTCCACGCCACCGAGTATTATCCGCTATCGCATTTTGACGCCCGCCGCGTCGATTTCTCGCTGGCCCGCCTGAAACACTACACCGGTACGCCGGTTGAACACTTCCAGCCGTATGTGCTGTTTACCAACTACACCCGCTACGTTGATGAGTTCGTCAGTTGGGGTTGTAGCCAGATCCTCGATCCCGATAGCCCGTACATTGCGCTTTCCTGCGCAGGAGGTATCTGGATCACCGCTGACACCGAAGCCCCGGAACAGGCGATTTCCGATCTGGCATGGAAAAAACACCAGATGCCGGCCTGGCACCTAATCACCAAAGACGGCCAGGGGATAACCTTAATTAACATTGGCGTCGGCCCGGCAAACGCCAAAAATATCTGCGATCACCTGGCGGTATTACGCCCGGATGTCTGGCTGATGATTGGCCACTGCGGCGGCCTGCGTGAGAGTCAGTCGATCGGCGATTATGTGCTGGCGCATGCGTACTTGCGTGACGACCACGTGCTGGATGCGGTGCTGCCGCCGGATATTCCCATCCCGAGTATCGCTGAAGTGCAGCGCGCGCTGTACGACGCCACCAAACAGGTCAGCGGCATGCCCGGCGAAGAGGTCAAACAACGCCTGCGCACTGGCACGGTAGTCACCACCGACGACCGCAACTGGGAGCTGCGTTATTCCGCCTCGGCGCTGCGTTTTAACCTTAGCCGCGCGGTCGCTATTGATATGGAGAGCGCAACGATTGCCGCGCAGGGCTACCGCTTCCGCGTACCTTACGGCACGCTGCTGTGTGTTTCGGATAAACCACTGCACGGTGAAATCAAACTGCCGGGACAAGCGAACCGCTTCTACGAGGGGGCGATTTCCGAACATCTGCAGATAGGGATCCGCGCCATCGACTTGCTGCGCGCCGAGGGCGACCATATGCACTCCCGCAAACTGCGTACTTTCAACGAACCACCATTCCGTTAA
- a CDS encoding DUF1971 domain-containing protein produces MQRIIIPTHYVQTRSTPMWTKETAPASIWKRHLDAGTRQGVYPRLSVMQGAIRYYGYADETSPNPVETMTIEAGQFGVFPPEKWHCIEALTADTVFNVDFYVDPKILIEG; encoded by the coding sequence ATGCAGCGAATCATTATACCAACTCATTACGTACAAACGCGTTCCACCCCGATGTGGACCAAAGAGACCGCGCCCGCATCCATCTGGAAACGCCATCTCGATGCCGGAACGCGCCAGGGCGTGTACCCGCGGTTGTCGGTGATGCAGGGCGCAATACGCTATTATGGTTATGCGGATGAGACGAGCCCCAACCCTGTTGAAACCATGACTATTGAAGCAGGGCAATTTGGCGTCTTCCCTCCGGAAAAATGGCACTGCATTGAGGCGTTAACAGCAGATACCGTATTCAATGTGGATTTTTATGTCGATCCTAAAATTCTGATAGAGGGATAA
- a CDS encoding EmmdR/YeeO family multidrug/toxin efflux MATE transporter, giving the protein MNVTSAVRQAVARTSWFKKRKSYRVLYWREISPLAIPILLENACVLLMGVLSTFLVSWLGKEAMAGVGLADSFNMVIMSFFAAIDLGTTVVVAFSLGKRDRRRARAAARQSLAIMTLFSIVLAVIIHAFGQQIIDIVAGDATSQVKALALTYLELTVLSYPAAAIALIGSGALRGAGTTKIPLLINGGMNILNIIISSILIYGVFSWPGLGFVGAGLGLTIARYIGALATIWVLMIGFNPALRISLKSYFKPFNFAIIWEVMGIGIPASIESVLFNGGKLLTQMFVAGMGTNVIAGNFIAFSVASLINLPGNALGSASTIITGKRLGKGQIGQAERQAWFVFWLSTIILTLIAWGTAPFAGLIASFYTSEEDVKVVVKELLWLNALFMPIWSLSWTLPCAFKGARDVRYTMWVSMLGMWGCRVVAGYTLGIMLGMGVIGVWLGMVLDWAVRGLLFYRRMITGRWLWKYPRLKSWTEEKS; this is encoded by the coding sequence TTGAACGTCACTTCAGCAGTACGCCAGGCCGTCGCGCGCACGTCCTGGTTCAAAAAGCGGAAGAGCTATCGTGTGCTCTACTGGCGTGAAATCAGCCCTCTTGCCATCCCCATTCTGCTGGAAAACGCCTGTGTATTATTAATGGGCGTATTGAGTACTTTTCTTGTGAGCTGGCTTGGCAAAGAGGCAATGGCCGGAGTGGGCCTGGCCGACAGCTTTAACATGGTGATTATGTCGTTCTTCGCCGCGATCGACCTTGGCACCACCGTGGTGGTGGCCTTCAGTCTCGGCAAACGTGACAGGCGGCGGGCGAGGGCGGCCGCGCGGCAGTCGCTGGCAATCATGACCCTGTTTTCGATCGTGCTGGCAGTGATTATTCATGCCTTTGGTCAACAGATTATCGATATCGTCGCCGGTGACGCCACCTCGCAGGTTAAAGCGCTGGCCTTAACCTATCTCGAACTGACCGTGCTGAGTTACCCGGCGGCGGCTATTGCCTTAATCGGTAGCGGGGCGCTTCGCGGCGCGGGGACCACCAAAATACCGCTGTTAATTAACGGCGGTATGAATATCCTGAATATTATTATCAGCAGCATCCTGATTTACGGCGTCTTCTCCTGGCCGGGACTCGGTTTTGTCGGTGCCGGTTTGGGGCTGACCATCGCCCGTTATATCGGCGCGCTGGCAACTATCTGGGTGCTGATGATTGGTTTTAACCCGGCGCTGCGCATCTCGCTGAAAAGCTATTTTAAGCCATTTAACTTTGCCATTATCTGGGAAGTCATGGGGATTGGTATTCCGGCGAGTATCGAATCGGTGCTGTTTAACGGCGGTAAGCTGTTGACCCAGATGTTTGTTGCCGGTATGGGTACCAATGTTATCGCGGGTAACTTTATTGCCTTCTCGGTCGCCTCGTTGATTAACCTGCCGGGTAACGCGTTGGGCTCGGCTTCCACCATTATTACCGGCAAACGACTGGGTAAAGGGCAGATTGGCCAGGCGGAGCGTCAGGCCTGGTTCGTTTTCTGGCTGTCGACTATTATTCTGACGCTGATTGCTTGGGGCACCGCGCCATTCGCCGGCCTGATTGCCTCGTTTTACACCAGTGAAGAAGACGTAAAAGTGGTGGTTAAAGAGCTATTGTGGCTCAATGCCCTGTTTATGCCGATTTGGTCGCTCTCCTGGACCTTGCCTTGCGCTTTTAAAGGGGCGCGTGACGTGCGTTACACCATGTGGGTATCAATGCTGGGCATGTGGGGTTGCAGGGTGGTGGCAGGTTATACGTTGGGGATCATGCTTGGGATGGGCGTCATCGGCGTCTGGCTGGGAATGGTGCTCGACTGGGCGGTACGCGGTTTGTTGTTCTATCGCCGGATGATCACCGGACGCTGGCTGTGGAAGTACCCGCGGCTGAAGTCCTGGACGGAAGAAAAGTCATGA
- a CDS encoding histidine kinase, giving the protein MEWWVKKVRKRTSAAPGCVVLQSGQIVVIAEIETLCRLQEGDKLTPIPNALYCINDNSAATLKVVTASHFSAERWAQTA; this is encoded by the coding sequence ATGGAATGGTGGGTCAAGAAAGTACGGAAAAGAACATCCGCAGCACCAGGTTGCGTGGTCTTGCAAAGCGGCCAGATTGTGGTGATTGCCGAAATAGAAACCCTCTGTCGGTTGCAGGAGGGGGATAAACTCACCCCAATCCCCAACGCCCTGTACTGCATCAATGATAATAGCGCGGCAACGCTGAAAGTCGTTACCGCCAGCCACTTTAGCGCCGAGCGCTGGGCGCAGACCGCCTGA
- a CDS encoding nucleoside recognition domain-containing protein, producing MDVIGIIMSAGKSSVDVALYTLLPIMVVMLIIMKYLEVRGILDVIVRWLAPLLKPFGLTGMSAFALIQINFVSFAAPLATLAIMDKRGVSDRQMAATLAMVFAMGQGNVFYPLTPFGLHWLAAIGISIIGGLCAAAVCWYATGRKLSIVENARAEVLPDSEQNNQGLITVINSAGSDAIRLALGAVPMLILSLTIVGLMQAAGVIEMLQRVLMPLLLWLHIPENFVLPALVKCVAGGTAYFGVISELAQQGKVTLSQINASAGLLIQTFDLPGIGIFLGISSRFVRLFRFVAPAALIGIALRAILHILLF from the coding sequence ATGGATGTCATCGGCATCATCATGTCGGCGGGAAAGTCCTCCGTCGACGTGGCGCTTTATACCTTGTTACCGATTATGGTCGTCATGCTAATCATCATGAAATATCTCGAAGTCCGGGGCATTCTTGATGTTATCGTACGCTGGCTGGCGCCGCTGCTGAAGCCCTTCGGCCTGACCGGCATGAGCGCCTTCGCGCTAATTCAAATCAACTTCGTCAGCTTCGCCGCCCCGCTCGCCACTCTCGCGATCATGGATAAGCGCGGCGTCTCCGACCGACAAATGGCCGCCACTCTGGCAATGGTCTTCGCCATGGGTCAGGGCAACGTCTTTTATCCCTTAACGCCGTTCGGCCTGCACTGGCTGGCCGCGATCGGCATTTCAATCATCGGCGGACTGTGCGCCGCGGCGGTCTGCTGGTACGCCACCGGGCGTAAGCTATCGATTGTCGAAAACGCCCGCGCCGAAGTGCTTCCGGATAGCGAACAAAACAACCAGGGGCTGATTACAGTGATCAACAGCGCCGGTTCCGACGCTATTCGTCTGGCGCTCGGCGCCGTGCCGATGCTGATTTTATCTTTAACGATCGTCGGCCTGATGCAGGCAGCGGGGGTCATTGAAATGCTGCAGCGAGTGCTGATGCCGCTGCTGCTGTGGCTACATATTCCCGAGAACTTCGTCCTGCCCGCGCTGGTGAAATGCGTGGCGGGCGGGACCGCCTACTTCGGGGTGATCTCCGAACTGGCCCAACAGGGGAAAGTGACGCTCAGCCAGATAAACGCCTCAGCGGGACTACTGATCCAGACCTTCGACCTGCCCGGCATCGGTATTTTCCTCGGCATCAGCTCACGGTTTGTGCGCCTGTTCCGCTTCGTCGCCCCCGCCGCGCTCATCGGCATTGCGCTGCGGGCGATCCTGCACATCCTGTTGTTCTGA